One genomic window of Mus caroli chromosome 12, CAROLI_EIJ_v1.1, whole genome shotgun sequence includes the following:
- the Hs1bp3 gene encoding HCLS1-binding protein 3, with protein MQSPAVLRTSRQVQNAHTGLDLTVPQHQEVRGKMMSGHVEYQILVVTRLAVFKSAKHRPEDVVQFLVSKKYSEIEEFYQKLYSCYPAANLPPLPRKVLFVGESDIRERRAMFDEILRCVSKDAQLAGSPELLEFLGTRAPGATGLATRDPSVLDDTASQPGDSDEAFDFFEQQDEVQPPTLGLSSKDVEKSLVEEEEEEEEEEEVLDPLGIMRSKKPKKRPEVAVRPKPAPRLTIFDEEVDPDAGLFSSDKKVSETRRPLETTQDSLKLFDDPDLGGAVSLGDPLLLPAASESRGPTSRPEHGDASKELFRVEEDLDQILNLGSEPKPKPQTKPKPLVPAKPALPRKPTLPASVGPSETGSGPQKQQQIQAMDEMDILQYIRDHDTLAQDSPSLF; from the exons acaAGTTCAGAATGCGCACACAGGCCTCGACCTGACTGTCCCACAGCACCAGGAGGTGCGGGGTAAGATGATGTCCGGCCATGTGGAGTACCAGATCCTGGTGGTGACGCGGTTAGCTGTGTTCAAGTCAGCCAAGCACCGGCCCGAAGATGTCGTCCAGTTCTTG GTCTCTAAAAAATACAGCGAGATCGAGGAGTTTTACCAGAAGCTGTACAGTTGTTACCCAGCAGCCAACCTGCCCCCGCTACCTAGGAAGGTCCTGTTTGTCGGGGAGTCTGACATCCGGGAGAGGCGAGCCATGTTTGATGAGATCCTACGCTGTGTCTCCAAGGATGCCCAGTTGGCAGGCAGCCCAGAGCTGCTAGAATTCTTAG gcaccagagcCCCAGGGGCTACAGGCCTTGCCACCCGAGATCCCTCTGTGTTGGAtgacacagccagccagccaggggaCAGTGATGAGGCTTTTGACTTCTTTGAGCAGCAGGATGAAGTGCAGCCACCCACATTGGGCCTGAgcagcaaggatgtggagaagtccttggtggaagaggaggaggaggaagaggaggaggaagaggtgctggatcccctgggaaTCATGCG ctccaagaaacCCAAGAAACGCCCAGAAGTGGCTGTGAGGCCCAAGCCTGCACCTCGGCTCACCATCTTTGATGAGGAGGTAGACCCTGACGCAGGGCTCTTCAGCTCAGACAAGAAGGTGTCTGAGACCCGGAGACCTCTGGAGACCACACAGGACT CCCTGAAGCTGTTTGATGACCCTGACCTTGGCGGGGCTGTCTCCCTGGGTGACCCTctactgctgcctgctgccagtGAAAGCAGAGGACCCACATCCCGCCCAGAACACGGGGATGCCTCCAAGGAGCTGTTCAG AGTTGAAGAGGACCTGGACCAGATTCTGAACCTGGGATCTGAACCAAAACCCAAGCCCCAGACTAAGCCCAAGCCTCTAGTCCCAGCTAAGCCAGCATTGCCCAGGAAACCCACTCTGCCCGCATCAGTGGGCCCATCAGAAACTGGGTCTGGAccacagaagcagcaacagaTCCAAGctatggatgaaatggacatctTGCAGTATATCCGGGACCATGACACACTTGCCCAAGACTCCCCCAGCCTCTTCTGA